A genome region from Taeniopygia guttata chromosome 5, bTaeGut7.mat, whole genome shotgun sequence includes the following:
- the LYVE1 gene encoding lymphatic vessel endothelial hyaluronic acid receptor 1 — protein sequence MANFLGVTSAVSFIWVMTFLAQNYFVTGSINSPCRIKGIGIYLDQKANFSEASNGCNQFNLELASKIQVEEALKHGFETCNYGWVKDGFAVIPRITSNQKCGQGKTGIAQWNAGKDKKFHLYCFNSSDVQINSCQPDPTTTTFPLSTASRDLAAYSASDLTENITTVPTETVTESERFLKKRFRVVCVTETLLPTEGPTTPTPEEHSPTNSPRHTPHLAFKNDAVVFGGIPTTLLVLAIIFFIISVVLAVCYIKKYKKTLPFLNKNQQKETIVTTALKETKSNDQTPEKETQNNGNKVEECKTKPEATVKCLEAEV from the exons ATGGCAAATTTTCTTGGAGTTACCTCAGCAGTGTCTTTCATCTGGGTTATGACGTTCCTGGCTCAAAATTACTTTGTAACAG GTTCCATTAATTCACCTTGCAGGATCAAGGGCATAGGAATTTATCTTGATCAGAAAGCGAATTTTTCAGAAGCAAGTAATGGATGCAATCAATTCAACCTAGAGTTGGCAAGTAAAATACAAGTTGAAGAGGCTTTGAAACATGGCTTTGAAACATGCAA CTATGGATGGGTGAAAGATGGATTTGCTGTTATTCCTCGGATAACATCCAACCAGAAATGTGGTCAGGGAAAAACTGGAATAGCACAATGGAATGCTGGCAAGGATAAAAAATTTCATCTCTACTGCTTCAATTCCTCAG aTGTTCAGATTAATTCATGTCAACCAGACCCAACTACAACCACATTTCCTTTATCAACTGCATCAAGGGACTTAGCTGCATATTCAGCCTCTGATTTGACTGAGAACATCACAACGGTGCCCACTGAGACTGTGACTGAATCAGAACGATTCCTGAAAAAGAGATTCCGTGTCGTATGTGTGACTGAAACGCTCTTACCAACAGAGGGGCCCACCACACCAACGCCAGAGGAGCATTCACCCACTAACTCTCCCAGGCACACTCCCCACCTGGCCTTTAAGAATGATGCTGTTGTTTTTGGAG GTATCCCCACAACACTTCTTGTACTGGCAATCATCTTCTTCATTATTTCTGTTGTTCTAGCAGTCTGTTATATCAAAAA gtaCAAGAAAACCTTACCATTTTTAAACAAGAATCAGCAAAAAGAAACAATTGTAACTACTGCTCTGAAAGAGACAAAATCAAATGACCAAACACCTGAGAAGGAAACGCAGAATAATGGAAACAAGGTAGAAGAGTGTAAAACTAAGCCTGAGGCCACAGTAAAATGTCTAGAAGCAGAAGTTTAA